cttcaTTAATATCATATTTAGCACCATTCAACTCCAATTGTTGGCACCGCATGTGAGGTGACTAGATGGTTCCCAACAAATAATATAAAAAGTTATATGTAATATAATGGGTATGAACAATTCATATTTTAAATGCAAGTATTGAAATTTTTCCATTCAGAGGAGGTGCCTAGAGGGTGTCAAAAGCTGGTAACTTCTCTTGACATCCTTGTAACTCGAATAGGAAGGCACCCAAGAGTGTCATGCCATGTAAGATTTGACACCCCGTTAGAGTTGCTTTAAGTAAACATATGAGATACTTACTTTTTCAAAAGCaaatactccctccatcccaaaTTAATGGTTATACTTGATTTTTGCACATATTTAGGTGCATTGACCGTATATCTCcgttaattatttttcaattttttttatgaataaaagtttaagatttaaatttttattcacaaaaaaatttaaaaaataattaaatgaaatATGTGATCAAGACACCTTAAAATACGTGTAAAAGTCAAATATGATCACTAATTTGGGATGGAGGGAATACCTTATTTGAATATAATAGAATATAACTGGGATATGGTAGGAATAAATTTGTTCTTGTTAACAAACAGAAGGGTAGTGCCGGATTTATGAAAGACGTCTGATTTGGTGTAAAAATGACACAAGATATATTTTTGACACCAAATTTGATGTCACGCTATATATTTGATGTAATTTTGACACCATTAAAATATTCCTTAATAGTAGATTTTGCACAATAAATTATACTATAATAGCCTTATAGTGTTCGGTTCGAGTTGGAGTTATTTTGCGTGCTTCTTCTAGTTGTTTTGTATTAACGgtaattacttatttaataatgTTTGCCAACCCAATTTAAGAGTAGAACTTGTAACTTAAGTTGGTAATGAtgtatttttaataatttatttgacTATTTGactaatttttaatttaaattttgacatatttgtttttaaatatgtttttaatataaaattaaaatttaagaTAACTATAAGTAAATTTTTAAATagaaatttaaatatttttatttttaataactaaaattttaaatttaatttagtaAAATTATTCAAACACCTTCTATATATCATTTATacaatatatatttattttaatttataaattaactTTTTTAAGATTGTATATGTTATTCTTGTTTATATTGTAATATTTGAATAAGGATTCGAATTTGGTAAggtataaaaaataaaataaatgtttgTAGTCGGTGAGATTCAAACTTAGATGatgtatttttttaatatttaaaatgtaATACTCATTTTAATTTGTTAAGAAATCAGTTGGTCATAATAGAGAATAatcaaaatataaaattatacTTCATTCTGATATTATGGTTTAGTAAGATTCACTGTTATATCTcaatatttgaataaattttagaatcagaataataaaatttatatcaaaattaacCAACTTTTTTCCCTATAAATCCTACTAGAATTTTAGAATATTGATTTGAGTGTTGGATCGATCATAAATACAAGTGAACAACACACATGTATCTGTTAAACCGGTGAAGTTTGTTGAAAGCTCCGCCCAATTTCGATACATTCGATGAAAACACAAACACCTCCCTCTTTATTCTCACCATAACACACACCATCAAAACCCCATTTCACtcatttttcttgatttttcaatCCAATCTCTCCTCATTCTCGTCTCTCTCCTCAATTCAAGGCAACCCCATTTCACAATGTCTAATCTTTTGCACACTTCCTTCATCTCCACCACCAAAACCCCCTCTCTCTACCGCCCCACCACCGTTTTACCCCAACCCCATTTCAAGAAACCCACCAAAATTCAAGCCAAGATTCGAGAAATCTTCATGCCTGCACTTAGTTCCACTATGACTGAAGGAAAGATTGTGTCTTGGGTTAAATCAGAAGGTGATAAGTTGTCGAAAGGCGAATCAGTTGTGGTGGTCGAGTCTGATAAGGCTGATATGGATGTTGAGACTTTTTATGATGGCTATTTGGCTGCCATTATGGTTGATGAAGGTGGTGTTGCTGCTGTTGGATCAGCTATTGGATTGTTAGCTGAGACTGAGGACGAGATTCAGATGGCCAAAGATAAGGCTTCGAGTAATGTGGGCTCTTCGAGTGCTGCTGCTGCTTCGCCTCCTGCTCCGGTGGAGGCTGTTGTTAGTGATTCGGCTCCTAAGGGTGaggatttttttattttttgttgtTTGATTGATACTTGTTTGATTCTTTGTGTTTGTGTGTTTGTTAGTTTTCGTTTATTGACACATTTATGTTAGATCATTAGTACAAGGGTGAGGACTTGTATATTGCTTGTTTTTATGTTTAGGATTTAGGCACAGGTCATTTTGTGATGTTAATTTAGGTGCACTGTTAATGTTTTTGGACCTGGGGTGTGTTATTATGTAATGTTTTACATTTATTATTGTATTCGGGGTGAGGGGGCAAGGGAAAGGTGTGCATAATCGACATTTGAATAATTATGTAGGATTTATCTTTCAAATTTGAAGTACCATTTTCACAAAAAGGCCCCCCCTTCAAATCCTTGTTCCGGCTATCTAACATCTACTTAAAAAAGTGTAGTTGTTTTTGGAATTTCTACTTTTCTTCCGTTTCTCATCGAGTTTTGGGATTGCTAATCTTTGGCAGTTTAAGAGTGGTGACTTGATTATATAACATGAAATTTATCattgattattttatttaaaCATTTGGATTTTGTAAAGGCCCGGGGAAATCAAAACCAGGTAAACCTTGTCATTTTGGCGTTACATATCTTCTGAATATTGTTGCAACTTTTCAGCAATTGAATCCGCCCCCAAGGCAAAGTCAGTAACTGGATCGTCAGTGCATCCTGCATCAGAAGGAGGGAAAAGGATCGTGGCATCCCCATATGCAAAGAAGTTGGCTAAAGAGTTGAAGGTAGACTTGAGTAGTGTTGTTGGAAGCGGACCAATGGGAAGGATTGTTGCCAAGGATGTTGAAGCTGCAGCAGCTACAGGTGCTGTAATTGATAAGGCCAAGCCGAACGTGAGTGTTAAGCCAGATGCTGGCCCGAAAGTTGAACTAGGTTCAGTTGTTCCATTTACTGCAATGCAGGCAGCTGTTAGTAGAAATATGGTAGAGAGCCTTGCAGTGCCTACATTTAGGGTCGGATATACAATTTCAACTGATGCACTTGACGCACTCTACAAGAAGGTACATATATTCCTCTACTAAGTAATGAATTTTCAATTCTGAAACTCTACATGAATTGATTTAGAATGAATGAATTTAAGTAAAGATGTTTTTGTTTGTGTTTTAATTATGAGATACAATGCTATGATCCTGATTTGTGGTTTCTCAGTTCTTATATATTAAAAGATATTACATGAATGACTTATGTCTCTGCTTCAGTTTATTAGACCATATTTATTTTGTTCTTGTCATTGGACACTTGACAAAGATAATTCAGATATCTTATTACTTTTTTAGGAGCCGTCAGACTTTAGTTTTATAATATGATGCATagtaaaaaaaatgaaaaaaaaatcgaGGATTGGAACTTTTCTTATGTTTTTCTTGTGGCTCGACTACATGCATTTTCTTTCGTTGTTTATTGTATAAAATTAAAATCTtactatatatttttttttggCTATCAGTGAAGTAGAATCTCACTAAAAAAAGACGAAATAACATTTTAATTTAAGTTGAAGTCTACATTTTCATATAATAGTAGAATAATAGAATTACATCAATATTTTTTTGATGCGGTGACCCTGTAGTATCTTTTTATTTATATCAGTCCAGAAAAGTGGGTTCTGCTAGATGTTTTGCGACAAAAAGGGAAGTAGGAAGTCTATCCTACTTTGCTAGATAATTGTGACAAAGAATTCACTAAATTAAATGAATCAACCTCATATCAGCCGTAATGAACCTAATTGCTTCAGCTCGGGTCGTCAACCATCTAATTGTACATTGTTTGCAGTCATGTGGAATCATATTGATGCGTTCGTTGGTAGTTTATTCTCTTGCTAAATGTTCTGGAAAATTGTTTCTGTTACTGAatctatatttatttttattaataagtaAATAGTTTACATGTAACTAATTGGTCTTtgtattttgaaaaaaaaaacttATAGATAAAATCGAAGGGAGTGACGATGACGGCAATGCTAGCAAAAGCTACAGCTCTTGCACTGGCTGCACATCCTGTGGTGAATTCGAGTTGTAGGGATGGAAAGAGCTTTACCTATAACAGCAGCATTAACATAGCTGTTGCTGTGGCTATTGATGGGGGGTTGATTACACCTGTGCTTCCTGATGCTGACAAGGTCAGTATATCTTCATAAATTCTGTTTAATTGTATATCTTCATAGTTTTTTAGAATTCAAAATTTATGTGAATGGTGGACTCCGGATTTTCAGGTTGACATATACACATTATCACGCAAGTGGAAGGAGTTGGTAGACAAGGCTCGTGCAAAGCAGCTGCAACCACATGAATACACCACAGGTATTTGAAAAAATACGTTTTATATTGCTTTATGATACTTGATATATTGTATTATCGACTTTTTTGTCTGAGAGAATCCAAGTACACTCTTCATCAGTTCATTCTCCTAATCCAGTTATATTGTAGAAGAATATACTGCTGAATACTATTTCTGTAACCAATAACCATCCCCCTCGTATAAGAGAGCACCAGTCACTCTGCAACCAGTGTAAATCAACAACTGTCAATTTATTGAAGTAATCTACTTCTTGATATCCTTGATAACAGCACCTTCAGTAAAGAAACATTGCTGCTTTCACAGTGTAGATCCTATATTGGTTGAGAAGTGGCCAGTCACTTTGCATTGAAGCATGAAGCATTTAAGTGCTAGTTAGACCCTATATATATAAGCGTAGATATATCTAAGCATTAGTTGTATATTTGGTCATTAAGTTGTCACCATGCGTTATAGGGTTCCATACTTGAGAACTCGATATAAAAGTTTAATATTATACATGTATCATTGGTTATGGAGAAAGTTGTAGGGTTCAATACTTGACAACTACATGTAAAAAAAAGAaaatatttatggatttattGTATATAAAGATTTATTACCTATAATTATTTTGTAATTTATATTACAAAATTAAGCataaatatttatgtaaatatgTATAAAAATGTGTAAAAGCATTCCGTGCTTCcaagcttatttatttatttattacaaGGATACAAAGTGACGATACCTCTTGCTGTCTACCTTGTATGTTATTTTCTATTTAGTTTTTTGGTTGTGCATGACTTGGTTCTTAGACACTCGGACCTCTGTTGAATTTTATCTTGTTTTGTGTGTATGTAATATACATGGTCAAATGAACTCAATTAGACAGATTAATGCAACGGTCTCTGCAA
The DNA window shown above is from Apium graveolens cultivar Ventura unplaced genomic scaffold, ASM990537v1 ctg1585, whole genome shotgun sequence and carries:
- the LOC141699971 gene encoding dihydrolipoyllysine-residue acetyltransferase component 5 of pyruvate dehydrogenase complex, chloroplastic-like, with product MSNLLHTSFISTTKTPSLYRPTTVLPQPHFKKPTKIQAKIREIFMPALSSTMTEGKIVSWVKSEGDKLSKGESVVVVESDKADMDVETFYDGYLAAIMVDEGGVAAVGSAIGLLAETEDEIQMAKDKASSNVGSSSAAAASPPAPVEAVVSDSAPKAIESAPKAKSVTGSSVHPASEGGKRIVASPYAKKLAKELKVDLSSVVGSGPMGRIVAKDVEAAAATGAVIDKAKPNVSVKPDAGPKVELGSVVPFTAMQAAVSRNMVESLAVPTFRVGYTISTDALDALYKKIKSKGVTMTAMLAKATALALAAHPVVNSSCRDGKSFTYNSSINIAVAVAIDGGLITPVLPDADKVDIYTLSRKWKELVDKARAKQLQPHEYTTGTFTLSNLGMFGVDRFDAILPPGTGAIMAVGASQPTIVGTKDGRIGMKNQMQVNVTADHRVIYGADLASFLQTLAKIIEDPKDLTF